The proteins below come from a single Mesobacillus jeotgali genomic window:
- a CDS encoding DUF3900 domain-containing protein, translating into MDFEVQYLSFYVVQVEGKGDQADKRYKHFQTLNEEEYESSHLKEFLDGEFAKIVKRKVERHPKTDEVPTKLGYFIVEEGHDLTSNPNYNLFHRVRFAESKEDFQQESEKFAIAYVDTSAVRGGAFIVARAKLRKFFDDAFVFILKCDFEPKVASISDESTLIRQVEMAITTKNMKSIQYPYMPEEGMIQDNELKINQSSHARYFEDFLKYVEYGQSMPEIVKTQVIEMVRGHMEETFEPESEEREQLENAMEIWAASDKRELQERFEPEQVIEAAAQLIEHTPELELKMKLDHISVKGLLADYGDSIHLSKVNGKYVIMIEADTITFEKGFSPVEFAKPDEIGTVVERIRQKS; encoded by the coding sequence ATGGATTTTGAAGTTCAATATTTATCATTTTACGTTGTACAGGTAGAAGGAAAAGGCGATCAGGCAGATAAAAGATATAAACATTTTCAGACATTGAACGAGGAAGAATATGAATCCAGTCATCTGAAGGAGTTTCTAGATGGCGAGTTTGCCAAAATCGTCAAGCGTAAGGTCGAACGCCATCCAAAAACAGATGAAGTTCCTACTAAGCTCGGCTACTTCATCGTTGAGGAGGGCCATGATTTAACATCCAACCCAAACTACAACCTATTCCATCGCGTTCGTTTTGCGGAGTCAAAGGAAGACTTCCAGCAAGAAAGTGAAAAATTCGCAATCGCTTATGTAGATACAAGCGCAGTAAGAGGCGGGGCTTTTATTGTAGCGAGAGCCAAGCTTCGCAAGTTTTTTGATGATGCATTTGTGTTCATCCTTAAATGTGATTTTGAACCAAAAGTAGCTTCCATTTCTGACGAGTCCACATTGATCCGGCAGGTGGAAATGGCGATAACGACTAAAAACATGAAATCAATACAGTATCCCTATATGCCAGAAGAGGGAATGATTCAGGATAATGAACTGAAAATCAACCAGTCTTCCCATGCACGTTATTTTGAAGACTTCCTGAAATATGTAGAGTATGGCCAGTCGATGCCAGAAATCGTTAAGACTCAAGTTATTGAGATGGTCCGCGGGCATATGGAGGAAACCTTTGAGCCGGAAAGTGAAGAGCGGGAACAGCTTGAGAACGCCATGGAAATCTGGGCAGCCAGTGACAAGCGCGAACTCCAGGAGCGATTCGAGCCAGAGCAGGTCATTGAAGCGGCTGCACAGCTCATCGAGCATACACCTGAACTGGAACTGAAAATGAAGCTCGACCACATATCAGTAAAAGGGTTGCTGGCTGATTACGGTGACAGCATCCATCTGTCAAAGGTTAATGGAAAGTATGTCATTATGATTGAAGCAGATACCATTACATTTGAAAAAGGCTTTTCTCCAGTCGAATTTGCAAAACCTGATGAAATTGGTACAGTAGTAGAAAGAATCAGGCAAAAGAGCTGA
- a CDS encoding NUDIX hydrolase, with protein sequence MITTYVNWDNAKVKLTWQKDDQLPPRELISSVHGFCFHGDKVLLVNLNHRGWDITGGHIEAGESVEECFMRETMEEAYVSGDCRLLGSIIVDHTENPQWNNNSPYPKIGFQVFYRMDINEIHDFDAGYESSERIFVNQDQVREYYHDWHELYEHILRYAADKKIID encoded by the coding sequence TTGATAACTACATATGTAAACTGGGACAATGCAAAAGTTAAATTAACCTGGCAGAAGGATGACCAGCTTCCACCGAGGGAGTTGATCAGCAGTGTCCATGGTTTTTGTTTCCACGGTGATAAGGTGCTCCTGGTAAACTTGAATCATCGCGGGTGGGATATAACTGGCGGTCATATTGAGGCAGGTGAATCTGTTGAGGAATGTTTCATGAGAGAAACTATGGAAGAGGCCTATGTTTCTGGTGATTGCAGGCTTTTAGGTTCAATCATTGTCGATCATACGGAGAACCCGCAATGGAATAACAACAGTCCATACCCCAAAATCGGATTCCAGGTGTTTTACCGGATGGACATTAACGAAATACATGATTTCGATGCAGGATATGAATCCTCTGAAAGAATCTTTGTCAATCAAGACCAGGTCCGCGAGTATTATCATGATTGGCACGAACTATATGAACATATTTTAAGATATGCTGCTGATAAAAAAATAATAGATTAA
- a CDS encoding class I SAM-dependent methyltransferase, with translation MDAVKQNSLAWDKKVESEAVYTKAVSREVIEKSKAGEWEITVTTGKPVPRSWFPQSLTGLKVLCLASGGGQQGPVLAAAGADVTVVDISKKQLEQDEFVAKRDGLQLSTLQCSMTDLSAFSDEEFDMIIHPVANLFVEDISHVWKEASRVLKDKGTLISGFTNPLLFIFDDEEDLKGNLVVKNKVPGSSMDNLTDHEKEKHIQSGNTIEFFHTLEDQIQGQVDAGLVIAGLYEDDFGGRRPLDEYIKCFVATKAVKIML, from the coding sequence ATGGATGCAGTTAAGCAAAATAGTCTTGCATGGGACAAGAAGGTTGAAAGTGAAGCAGTTTATACTAAGGCGGTTTCAAGAGAAGTAATTGAAAAAAGCAAAGCGGGTGAGTGGGAAATCACGGTAACAACTGGAAAGCCGGTTCCAAGAAGCTGGTTTCCACAATCACTGACAGGATTGAAAGTTCTATGTCTTGCTTCTGGAGGTGGACAGCAGGGGCCCGTCCTGGCGGCAGCTGGAGCTGATGTAACAGTTGTAGATATCTCAAAAAAACAGCTGGAGCAGGATGAGTTTGTTGCCAAAAGAGATGGACTTCAATTAAGTACACTCCAATGCAGTATGACTGATCTTTCAGCGTTTAGTGATGAAGAATTTGACATGATCATCCATCCAGTGGCCAATCTATTCGTCGAAGACATCTCACACGTCTGGAAGGAAGCGTCGAGAGTATTGAAAGATAAAGGAACACTTATATCCGGCTTTACAAATCCTCTGTTATTTATTTTCGATGATGAAGAGGACTTGAAAGGGAACCTGGTGGTTAAGAACAAAGTCCCCGGCTCTTCAATGGATAACCTGACGGATCATGAGAAAGAAAAACATATTCAATCAGGGAATACAATTGAATTTTTTCATACACTAGAAGACCAGATACAAGGTCAGGTGGATGCCGGCCTCGTCATCGCTGGATTGTATGAAGACGATTTTGGCGGCAGAAGGCCACTGGATGAATATATTAAATGTTTTGTCGCAACAAAAGCAGTTAAAATAATGCTATAA
- a CDS encoding SDR family NAD(P)-dependent oxidoreductase, with protein MRLADKTAIITGGASGIGRAAALRFAAEGAKLVIADVNGEGGRETAQLIEQQGGKALFFETNVSDSKQVKELVSATVEAYGKLNILFNNAGIGNPDVKSVDLDEDDWDRVIDINLKGVFLGIKHAVPELKKAGGGAIINTSSLLGIKGQKYLAAYNASKAGVILLTKNAALEYGRDNIRVNAIAPGVIDTQIIDGWKNDERKWPIISRANALGRIGTPEEVANAVLFLASEEASFITGATLSVDGGGLTF; from the coding sequence ATGAGATTAGCAGACAAGACAGCGATCATTACTGGCGGTGCCAGTGGTATAGGCCGTGCAGCCGCACTTCGCTTTGCCGCTGAAGGAGCGAAGCTGGTAATCGCTGATGTGAATGGTGAAGGCGGAAGAGAAACAGCCCAGCTTATTGAACAACAAGGGGGCAAGGCCCTTTTTTTCGAAACAAATGTAAGCGATTCCAAACAGGTGAAAGAACTCGTTTCAGCAACTGTTGAGGCATACGGGAAGCTGAATATTCTTTTTAATAACGCAGGCATCGGCAATCCGGATGTTAAAAGTGTTGATCTCGATGAAGACGATTGGGACAGAGTTATAGATATTAATCTTAAAGGTGTTTTCCTCGGCATCAAGCATGCTGTTCCTGAATTGAAAAAGGCTGGTGGAGGAGCAATTATCAATACCTCAAGCCTGCTTGGCATAAAGGGGCAAAAATATCTTGCCGCTTATAACGCATCCAAGGCTGGCGTTATCTTGCTGACCAAAAATGCTGCGTTGGAATACGGCAGGGACAATATCCGAGTAAATGCAATAGCCCCGGGTGTCATCGATACACAAATTATAGATGGATGGAAAAATGATGAACGCAAATGGCCAATCATTTCAAGGGCTAATGCCTTAGGAAGAATTGGGACTCCAGAGGAAGTCGCAAATGCGGTCCTGTTTCTTGCCTCTGAAGAAGCTTCTTTTATTACTGGTGCGACATTGTCAGTCGACGGCGGTGGACTGACATTTTAG
- a CDS encoding long-chain-fatty-acid--CoA ligase, with protein sequence MSENNVWLSKYPDSIASTITIPEKSLPQMLRESAEKYPHNNALSFYGRKVTYEQLSQNVTHFASALQNRGVETGDRVAIMLPNCPQYVISYFGILTAGAIVTQVNPMSVERELEYILNDSGAETIVVFDALYAKVKSVQASTKLRNIVVVSLQPSEHTFAPDTKFEAFLAESSGRTSLVDVDPAEDVAVLQYTGGTTGRSKGAMLTHRNLLANVLQSHEFFKNDIKPGVERSLTVIPLFHVFGMTACMNLSIYTGAEIILLPRFDLEEVLNTIKNEQPTMFPGVPTMYVAITNHPKAEEYGIGSIEICNSGSAPMPVELLKEFERKTGSKILEGYGLSEASPTTHCNPSFAERKPGSVGIGMPSTEYRIVDLAAGTEEVPAGELGEVIIKGPQVMKGYWNMPEETANTLRDGWLYTGDIAKVDEDGYLYIVDRKKDMIIASGYNIYPRDIEEVLYEHPSVQEAVVIGIPDEYRGEAVKAVIVLKAGKEANEAQIKEFCRQNMAAYKVPNVVEFREQLPKTSVGKILRRALREEVRSK encoded by the coding sequence ATGAGCGAGAACAATGTCTGGCTTTCCAAGTATCCTGACTCCATTGCATCCACTATCACAATTCCTGAAAAATCTTTGCCGCAAATGCTGCGAGAATCAGCAGAGAAGTATCCTCATAATAATGCTCTATCCTTTTATGGCAGAAAAGTCACCTATGAACAATTATCCCAGAATGTCACACATTTCGCTTCAGCACTGCAAAACAGAGGAGTGGAGACTGGAGACCGGGTTGCCATCATGCTGCCGAACTGCCCTCAATATGTCATTTCCTATTTTGGCATATTGACTGCAGGTGCGATTGTTACCCAGGTTAACCCAATGTCCGTTGAACGTGAGCTTGAATATATCCTAAATGACTCAGGAGCGGAAACAATAGTGGTGTTTGATGCACTCTATGCCAAGGTTAAAAGTGTTCAGGCTTCTACTAAACTTAGAAATATCGTAGTTGTCAGCCTGCAGCCTTCTGAGCATACTTTTGCACCAGATACTAAATTTGAAGCGTTTTTAGCAGAAAGCAGCGGCAGGACATCCTTGGTGGATGTTGATCCTGCAGAGGATGTTGCTGTGCTCCAATATACGGGCGGCACTACAGGAAGATCCAAAGGTGCGATGTTGACTCATCGAAACCTTCTGGCCAATGTACTGCAATCCCATGAATTTTTCAAGAATGATATCAAACCTGGTGTTGAGCGTTCGTTGACGGTCATCCCCCTGTTCCATGTATTTGGGATGACAGCCTGTATGAACCTATCAATATATACAGGCGCAGAGATCATTTTATTGCCTCGCTTTGACCTGGAAGAAGTCTTGAATACGATAAAAAATGAGCAGCCAACAATGTTCCCTGGGGTACCGACGATGTATGTCGCCATTACGAACCATCCGAAAGCGGAGGAGTATGGAATCGGCAGCATCGAAATTTGCAACAGCGGTAGCGCGCCAATGCCTGTAGAGCTGCTAAAAGAATTCGAGAGAAAAACAGGTTCAAAGATCCTGGAAGGCTATGGCCTTTCTGAAGCATCGCCAACTACACATTGCAATCCAAGCTTTGCCGAAAGAAAGCCAGGAAGTGTCGGCATCGGCATGCCATCAACAGAATACAGAATTGTCGACCTGGCAGCAGGAACAGAAGAAGTTCCTGCTGGAGAGCTGGGTGAGGTAATCATCAAAGGCCCTCAGGTTATGAAGGGTTATTGGAATATGCCAGAGGAGACAGCAAACACATTGAGGGATGGATGGCTTTACACTGGAGATATTGCAAAGGTGGATGAAGACGGATATTTATATATTGTTGACCGGAAAAAAGACATGATTATCGCGAGCGGTTATAATATTTATCCACGTGATATTGAGGAAGTTTTGTATGAGCATCCGTCTGTCCAGGAGGCTGTTGTTATCGGCATACCGGATGAATACCGGGGTGAAGCAGTCAAAGCAGTGATTGTCTTAAAAGCAGGAAAGGAAGCCAATGAAGCACAGATCAAGGAGTTTTGCCGACAGAATATGGCGGCATACAAGGTACCTAACGTCGTCGAATTCCGTGAACAGCTGCCGAAGACAAGTGTGGGCAAGATTTTGCGCAGAGCACTAAGGGAAGAAGTAAGGAGTAAATAA
- a CDS encoding TetR/AcrR family transcriptional regulator → MKEKITAHSIKLFEKKGFSETSIQDIVDSLGVTKGSFYYYFSSKEELLMDIHLRYIDELLGRQEEILSEQSTSKQKLFDIVYMLISSIKSKGASAKIFFREMRHLSDDRLAQIVAKRDQFRLNVERLIREGIDSGEFRKDLNPIIVTFGILGAANWSYQWFNPMGKVSDREVAEIFVEMILKGIEVN, encoded by the coding sequence GTGAAAGAGAAAATTACCGCACACAGCATTAAATTATTTGAGAAAAAAGGTTTCAGTGAGACTTCGATCCAGGATATTGTCGACTCACTAGGGGTGACTAAAGGTTCGTTTTATTATTACTTTTCCAGTAAAGAAGAATTACTGATGGATATCCATCTCAGATATATTGACGAGTTACTGGGCCGTCAGGAAGAAATTCTCTCAGAGCAGTCAACAAGCAAGCAAAAATTATTTGACATTGTTTATATGCTGATCAGCAGCATTAAGTCCAAAGGGGCATCCGCAAAAATCTTTTTCAGGGAAATGCGTCACTTAAGCGATGACAGGCTGGCACAGATTGTCGCAAAGCGGGATCAATTCAGATTGAACGTGGAACGGCTGATTCGCGAAGGAATTGACAGTGGCGAGTTCCGCAAAGATTTGAATCCCATCATCGTAACATTTGGCATACTTGGTGCCGCAAACTGGAGCTACCAGTGGTTCAATCCAATGGGAAAGGTTTCTGACCGGGAAGTGGCAGAGATTTTTGTCGAAATGATCCTGAAGGGAATCGAAGTCAATTGA
- a CDS encoding acyl-CoA thioesterase, with protein MQEIQVQARFGETDALGHINNTSYFVYLEEARMRFFEKLGYSMELNDWKFILASTKCDFVSQGYFDQLLTVKTYVSGIGSKSFQLEHDIVCSQTQQLIAKGNAIIVYYDFTNQQSEVLPELLKEGLKSYLLPA; from the coding sequence ATGCAGGAGATCCAGGTACAGGCACGATTTGGCGAGACGGACGCGCTAGGACATATTAACAACACCAGTTATTTTGTCTATCTGGAGGAGGCAAGGATGCGCTTTTTTGAAAAATTGGGCTACAGCATGGAGTTGAACGACTGGAAATTCATTTTAGCCTCTACAAAATGCGATTTCGTCAGCCAAGGGTATTTTGACCAGCTGTTGACGGTAAAAACATATGTATCAGGAATTGGTTCAAAAAGCTTCCAGCTAGAACATGACATTGTTTGCTCGCAGACACAGCAATTGATTGCCAAGGGCAATGCAATCATTGTGTATTATGATTTTACAAATCAACAGAGTGAGGTTTTGCCCGAATTACTAAAAGAAGGGCTGAAAAGCTATTTGTTGCCCGCCTAA
- a CDS encoding SDR family NAD(P)-dependent oxidoreductase, producing MRFEETVVLVTGAGSGIGKATAARFASEGAKVILVGRTKSKLEMAAKEINESHELPKAEIFPADVTDEEDVRELAQHIEEQFGDLHILVNNAGGSVHSKIMDTSASDWDFVQNTNLKSVFLVSKVLGKLMAKSSEKEGDASQNRSIVNVASLSGHQAGAHIPHYSAAKAGVINFTKAMALEMSPYGIRVNSVSPGFVETPLTEQGMKNEQFVKAIRRNTALRRAGHPDEIANVIAFVASSEASYMTGSDILVDGGWLIK from the coding sequence GTGAGATTCGAAGAAACAGTGGTTCTTGTTACTGGAGCTGGGAGTGGAATTGGGAAAGCGACAGCCGCTCGGTTTGCCAGCGAAGGGGCAAAAGTAATATTGGTTGGACGGACGAAATCTAAGCTTGAGATGGCAGCAAAAGAAATAAATGAATCGCATGAGCTTCCTAAGGCAGAAATCTTTCCTGCTGATGTAACAGATGAAGAAGATGTAAGAGAGTTAGCTCAACACATTGAGGAGCAATTTGGCGACCTGCATATCCTTGTCAATAATGCAGGAGGTTCAGTTCACTCAAAAATTATGGACACCTCAGCCAGTGATTGGGACTTTGTACAAAATACGAATTTAAAAAGTGTTTTCCTGGTCTCGAAAGTGCTTGGGAAACTCATGGCAAAAAGTTCAGAAAAGGAGGGAGATGCTTCTCAAAACCGTTCGATTGTCAATGTAGCCAGTTTATCGGGACACCAGGCAGGTGCGCACATCCCACATTATAGTGCGGCAAAAGCTGGCGTCATCAATTTTACAAAAGCAATGGCATTGGAAATGTCTCCTTACGGGATCAGGGTCAATTCCGTATCACCTGGTTTCGTGGAAACTCCCCTGACTGAGCAGGGGATGAAGAATGAACAATTTGTTAAAGCAATCAGAAGAAATACTGCTCTAAGGCGAGCTGGACATCCCGATGAAATTGCGAATGTGATTGCTTTTGTAGCATCAAGTGAAGCTTCTTATATGACGGGTTCTGACATTCTCGTTGATGGCGGCTGGTTGATTAAATAA
- a CDS encoding enoyl-CoA hydratase/isomerase family protein — translation MTNVKTSDHLIINKNGSVLSMTLNRPESLNAFSPEMILTLTEALREAQNNPEVKVIVLSGAGRSFSAGGDVKTMGQANATGVYDHIGRLNECILAMKATEKPIIAAVHGFAAGAGFNLALACDLIVAADDSKFALSFSQVGLVSDGGGSYFVPRLVGPHLAKQFLFTAEPIPAERLYQLGVINNLVPAAILKEETLKLASQLANGPTRTYGMIKKLVDHSMTATLEEILEQERITQTMMVSTEDHQEGIAAFKEKRKPNFTGN, via the coding sequence TTGACGAATGTTAAGACGAGTGACCATTTAATCATCAACAAAAATGGGTCAGTACTTTCCATGACCTTAAACAGACCAGAAAGCTTGAATGCCTTCAGCCCGGAAATGATTCTTACACTGACGGAGGCATTAAGAGAGGCACAGAACAACCCAGAGGTTAAGGTAATCGTTTTGTCCGGTGCCGGCCGCTCGTTCAGTGCTGGAGGCGATGTAAAAACAATGGGCCAGGCAAACGCAACGGGCGTATACGACCATATCGGCAGGCTGAACGAGTGTATTCTTGCCATGAAAGCTACAGAGAAGCCAATCATTGCAGCAGTCCATGGTTTTGCTGCAGGTGCAGGATTCAACCTTGCCCTTGCTTGTGACTTAATTGTCGCTGCCGATGACAGTAAATTTGCGCTGAGCTTCTCGCAGGTTGGCCTCGTCTCTGACGGCGGGGGTTCCTATTTTGTCCCAAGACTAGTTGGCCCGCATCTGGCAAAACAATTCTTGTTCACTGCAGAACCAATTCCGGCTGAGCGTTTATACCAGCTTGGAGTCATAAACAATCTCGTACCTGCTGCAATTTTAAAGGAAGAAACACTGAAGCTTGCCTCTCAACTGGCAAATGGTCCGACCCGAACTTATGGGATGATCAAGAAGCTGGTTGACCATTCCATGACAGCAACTCTTGAAGAAATTCTTGAGCAGGAACGAATCACACAGACAATGATGGTTTCCACTGAGGATCATCAAGAAGGCATTGCAGCATTCAAAGAAAAAAGAAAGCCAAACTTTACAGGCAACTAA
- a CDS encoding quinone oxidoreductase family protein → MKAIQLKEYGGPEVLQLVEMERPVPADHQVLIEIHAIGVNYADTARREGQYVVPTKLPFIPGAEIAGVVVETGESVTNVQKGDRIVTLIESGGYAEFALADSRGLIPLQDHMEFEQAVALPLQGLSAYHILKTMGRLEKGETVLVHAAAGGVGTLAVQLAKLSGASKVIATASTDDKLALAAEMGADVLINYTEQGWEEKVLEATGGKGVDVALEMAGGDIFNKTLKCLATFGRLVIYGVASGEQSRFYPSSLMARNQSVIGFFLPQIMRKPALIQSRMAEMLGYLSNGQLKLTIGGVYSLEQAAEVHRLLQSRQTKGKLILKP, encoded by the coding sequence ATGAAAGCAATCCAACTGAAAGAATATGGCGGACCTGAGGTTCTCCAATTAGTAGAAATGGAAAGACCAGTTCCTGCAGATCATCAGGTATTAATTGAAATACATGCGATCGGAGTCAATTATGCGGACACAGCAAGAAGAGAAGGACAGTATGTCGTTCCTACAAAACTGCCGTTTATACCTGGAGCAGAGATTGCGGGAGTAGTAGTTGAAACAGGAGAATCAGTAACAAATGTCCAAAAAGGTGACCGCATCGTTACCTTGATCGAATCAGGAGGTTATGCAGAATTTGCCCTTGCTGACAGCCGCGGGCTGATTCCTTTGCAGGACCATATGGAATTTGAACAGGCAGTCGCTCTCCCGCTTCAAGGACTGAGTGCTTATCACATCCTGAAAACAATGGGACGCCTTGAAAAAGGTGAAACAGTGCTAGTCCATGCAGCAGCTGGAGGAGTAGGCACTTTGGCTGTCCAATTAGCTAAGCTATCAGGCGCAAGCAAAGTTATAGCAACCGCTAGCACTGATGATAAACTCGCTTTAGCCGCTGAAATGGGTGCTGATGTGCTTATCAATTACACTGAACAGGGATGGGAAGAAAAGGTTTTGGAAGCAACCGGCGGTAAAGGTGTTGATGTCGCCCTGGAAATGGCAGGAGGGGATATTTTTAATAAAACGCTGAAATGCCTTGCCACGTTTGGACGGCTAGTTATCTACGGAGTTGCCAGCGGTGAGCAGAGCCGCTTTTATCCATCATCCTTAATGGCCAGAAATCAATCAGTCATCGGGTTTTTCCTGCCGCAAATTATGAGAAAGCCAGCGCTGATTCAATCAAGAATGGCTGAAATGCTTGGATATTTATCTAATGGCCAATTAAAACTGACAATTGGAGGCGTTTATTCGCTTGAGCAGGCAGCAGAAGTCCATCGCCTTTTACAATCACGTCAGACGAAGGGAAAGCTGATTTTAAAACCTTGA
- a CDS encoding phosphotriesterase, translating into MASINTVTGPIKAEQLGKTLIHEHFIFGYPGFQGDVTLGGFKEESALEEAINTARNMQSFGVKTVVDPTPNECGRNPEFLKKVSEATGLQIICATGYYYEGEGATPYFKFRQALGTAEEEIYQMFKKELTEGISGSGIKPGVIKLASSKGEITEYEKMFFRAGARVQQETGAVILTHTQEGTMGPEQVRLLIEHGADPGKIIIGHMCGNTDPEYHKQVLDQGVRIGMDRFGIQGMVGAPFDQERLQTLLALLNDGYEDQILLAHDTVNIWLGRPPVMPEQAAKIMENWQPGHIFTNILPQLRDNGVSETQIDKMLGGNAVGLFTGAPAKVVS; encoded by the coding sequence ATGGCAAGTATTAATACGGTAACTGGTCCTATTAAAGCGGAGCAATTGGGGAAGACGCTGATTCATGAGCACTTTATCTTTGGATATCCTGGCTTCCAGGGTGATGTGACATTGGGTGGATTTAAGGAAGAATCAGCTCTCGAAGAGGCAATCAACACTGCCAGGAATATGCAGAGCTTTGGGGTAAAGACAGTCGTGGATCCGACCCCAAATGAATGTGGAAGGAATCCAGAGTTTTTAAAGAAAGTCTCGGAAGCTACCGGTCTCCAGATTATTTGTGCCACTGGCTATTATTACGAAGGGGAAGGAGCAACCCCTTATTTTAAGTTCAGGCAGGCATTGGGCACCGCGGAGGAAGAAATCTATCAAATGTTCAAAAAAGAGCTCACTGAAGGCATCTCAGGTTCCGGCATAAAGCCTGGAGTGATCAAGCTGGCCTCGAGCAAAGGAGAAATCACAGAGTATGAAAAGATGTTTTTCCGTGCGGGCGCCCGAGTACAGCAGGAAACAGGGGCAGTCATCCTCACCCACACCCAGGAAGGAACGATGGGTCCTGAACAGGTAAGGTTACTGATTGAACACGGAGCAGATCCTGGAAAAATCATCATCGGCCATATGTGTGGAAATACCGACCCCGAATATCATAAACAGGTTCTGGACCAGGGTGTCCGGATTGGCATGGACCGTTTCGGCATCCAGGGGATGGTAGGAGCTCCTTTTGACCAGGAAAGGCTACAGACTTTATTGGCTTTACTTAATGATGGGTATGAAGATCAAATTCTACTGGCACATGACACAGTGAATATCTGGCTAGGACGTCCGCCTGTTATGCCAGAGCAGGCAGCGAAGATCATGGAAAACTGGCAGCCGGGACATATTTTCACCAATATCCTTCCACAGCTTAGGGATAATGGTGTGTCAGAAACGCAAATAGATAAGATGCTTGGGGGAAATGCTGTTGGACTTTTCACGGGGGCTCCTGCAAAGGTAGTTTCCTAG
- a CDS encoding MBL fold metallo-hydrolase: MYAVLGETATLIDTGNPGEKSFYQLKSKLQEHNLSFKDFDHIIVTHMHTDHCGGVSLIQQEASLPVYVHELARPVITGGEAEFNRINQFFSDFLQECGADPAVHQHARKYKEEIWQNVHYVNDGDEVYIGGTPYNVLHVPGHSQTDILLIDEEQGITFVGDHIIPELAVNAFIEPPVPGSKHRPSPLIQYRDSLIRSKGRNLGRCYSGHGLPFTQHIELIDKRLAQQDARCQQIHQVLKEGYKNVFEICQEVYPHLKGGIVFLGLSQIQGHLDLMEVRNEVMKEERDSIVYKLI, encoded by the coding sequence GTGTATGCCGTTCTTGGTGAAACAGCAACACTTATAGATACAGGCAATCCAGGAGAGAAATCTTTTTACCAGCTAAAATCAAAATTACAGGAGCATAATCTCAGTTTTAAAGACTTTGACCATATTATTGTTACCCATATGCATACGGACCATTGTGGAGGCGTCAGCCTAATCCAGCAGGAAGCGAGCCTTCCCGTATATGTACATGAGCTTGCACGGCCAGTGATCACTGGAGGAGAAGCAGAGTTTAATAGAATCAATCAGTTTTTTAGTGACTTTTTACAGGAATGTGGTGCTGACCCTGCCGTTCATCAGCATGCACGGAAATACAAAGAAGAAATCTGGCAGAATGTCCATTATGTCAATGACGGCGATGAAGTATACATAGGGGGAACCCCCTACAATGTATTGCATGTTCCCGGCCATAGCCAGACGGATATCCTTCTGATTGATGAGGAGCAGGGCATTACATTTGTCGGTGACCATATCATTCCTGAGCTCGCCGTTAACGCCTTCATCGAGCCTCCGGTACCAGGGAGTAAGCATCGTCCGTCTCCCTTGATTCAATACAGGGATTCCCTGATACGATCAAAGGGGAGAAACCTTGGAAGATGTTATTCAGGACATGGATTGCCCTTCACACAGCACATTGAGCTCATTGATAAGAGATTGGCTCAGCAGGATGCACGCTGCCAGCAAATACATCAGGTGTTAAAAGAGGGTTATAAAAATGTTTTTGAGATTTGCCAGGAAGTCTACCCGCACTTGAAGGGTGGGATTGTTTTTCTTGGCCTCTCCCAAATACAGGGCCATCTTGATTTGATGGAAGTCCGAAATGAGGTGATGAAGGAGGAACGAGATTCAATTGTTTATAAGCTGATCTGA